The sequence below is a genomic window from Thiomonas intermedia.
GTGCACCGATCATCAGCGCCTGCGCCGGGGCGCAAAGCCCCGCAGCCAAACCCAGCCCGACCGCCCATGCGCGCGGCCGCAAGGCCAAGCCTTGATGCGTCGCAGAAAAAAGGGTGAATGGGCGAAAGATCGAAAACATTGCTGCGCAAGTGAAGGCGAGTATCACCACGAATTGGAGGATCGAAAAGCAATGTATCACGCGGCTTTGCCGCAGATTGTTGCCAGTCAGGCCTGGTTCAAAAGTGTGTGAAAAAATTAACGAACGCCCGATTTTGTGTCGGAATCCCCCAACACAGACCGGGAAGCCGCAGCCGACTCCCTATCATGCAGCCACCTCTCCTGAAGAGTCCACTCACCGCATGAGCGCCGAACTCCGAGCCGAACGACAGGGCGACTGCCTGGTGCTGCGCCTGCATCATCCCGAAACCCGCCACGCGCTCAGCGCCGCGCTTTGCGCTGCTGCCCTGGAGGCGCTCACCACGGCTCAGCGCGACCCCGACATCCGCGCCGTGGTGCTCACCGGCAGCACGCCCCATTTCTGCAGCGGGCTGCACGACCTCGACGCGCTCGAAGCCCTGCACGACTGCATCCTTGCGCTGCGCGACTGCGAGCCGCTGGTCGTCGGCGCGGTCGAGGGCCAGGCCCGCGGCGCCGGGGCCGCGCTGGCCCTGGCCTGCGATCTGCTCGTGCTGGCCGACGACGCGCAATTGCAACTCATCGACCCGCTGCTGCCCCACCGTGACGTCGGGGGCGCCCAATGGCTCGCCGCGCGCCTGCTGCCCCGTCCCGTCTGCAACGAAGCGGCTCTGCCGGGGCCAGGCCTCGGCGCCGTACGCCTGCATCAGCTCGGTGTGGCCAACCGTCTGTGTCCACCGGGTCTGAGCGTGCAAACCGCCCTGCAGCTCATCGAAGGCATTCCCCGCATGTCCGGCAGCCCGCGCAAGAACCTGCCGAATCCGCAAGGCCATGAAAGCGCCCTGCATGTGCATCTGAGTGCCCAACTCCTGACCAACCCGCGCGACTGACATGAAACAGCCCCCTGACTTGCTGCGCGCGTCTCCCCCCGATGGGGGCGTCAGTTCCCTCGGAACGGCCGTGCGGAACTGACCTCATGCCGCCCCAAACGATGGACACCGCGCCCTCGCCGCGCGTCAGCACGCTCCAGACCCGACTGCACCGTTTCCTGCACACCGTGGTGCTCCCCCAGGAGAGCGCCATCAACACGTCGATGCGACTGGGCGCGTCCCATCCGGAGCAAACGGTCAACGCACAGCTGGCCCTCATACGCCAGAAGGCGCAACTGGCAGGGCTGTGGAATCTGTTTCTGCCCACCTCGCCCCGCGCCAGCCAGGGCTTGAGCCATTGGGAGTACGCCCCGATGGTCGAAGCCATGGGCCACATCGCCTGGGCCACCGACCTCTTCAACAGCGCCCAGCCCGACGCCGGCAATATGCAGCTGCTCGACAGCTATGCCAGCGAAGCGCTGAAAGACGCCTGGCTCGACCCGCTGCTGCGCGCCGAAACGCGCAGCGCCTGGGCTGCGGCCGAACCCGACGCCGCGCTGCACCAGCCCGATTCGCTGCAGACGCATGCCAAGCTCGAAGGCGATCACTGGCACCTGAACGGCCACAAGACCTGGGTGCAGGGCGTGCTGGACCCGCGCACCGCGAGCCTGCTGGTCTTGTGCCGCACCGATGCCGAGGCCGCCCTGCATCGGCAGTTCAGCGTGCTGCTCGTGCCCATCCAGGCCGATGGTGTGCACATCGGACGGCAGTTGCACGGCTGGGGCATGGCACCGTCGGTGCTGGCCGAAGTCACGTTCGACGGCGTGCGCGTGCCCGCCGCCCACCTGGTCGGCCAGCCGGGTCAGGGGCTGGAGATGCTGCAGGCCCGCCAGCGCATCGTCGGGCTGCACGACGCCTTGTGGAGTCTGGGCGCTGCCGAACGCGCGCTCGACCTGCTGATCGCCCGGTTGCAGACCCGGCGCATCGGCGAGCAGCTCGCGATCCATCACCCGGTCTGGCAGCAACGCATCGCCCGCACCCGCACCGGGCTGGACACCACCCGCATGCTGGCGCGGCGCAGCGCCTGGCAGATGGACCAGAACGACAGCCACCTGCCCTTGCAGGAACTCGCCATGCTGCAAAGCCTGGCGCTGCCGCTGGCGCTTGACGCGGTGCAGTGGAGCATCGTCGCACACGAAGCCGACGCGCTCGACGACAGTCTGCCCCTGGCCGGTCTGTCCGCTCAACTGCGGCTGATGCAGCAACTCACCCCACCGATCGAAACCCTGCACGCCCAGATCGCCCAGGGCGAGCTGCTGCGCTGAGGTGACGCTGAATGCGGCCTTCGCGGGCCGCTGCAGCTTCGCGGCAGCCGTCGCACAATGCGGCCGGAGCCTGTCACGGTCTGCGCCCGCCTCCCGGCGCGTGCGGCCAGCGTGAGAACAGGGCCCGATCCACCGTTCACACCGCCGCGCAGTCGGCACACTCACCATGATCGACCTCTACTCCTGGGCCACCCCCAACGGCCACAAGATCCACATCCTGCTCGAAGAACTCGGCCTGCCCTACCGGGTGCATGGCGTGAACATCGGCCGCGGCGAGCAGTTCGCGCCCGACTTTCTCGCCATCAGTCCGAACAACAAAATCCCCGCGCTGGTCGATGCCGACGGGCCGGACGGCCAACCCCTCAGCGTGTTCGAGTCGGGCGCCATCCTGCTCTATCTGGCCGAGAAGACCGGCCGCTTTCTGGGCACCGGGCCGCGTGCGCGCATCGCCACGCTGGAATGGCTGATGTGGCAGATGGGCAGCATCGGCCCGATGCTCGGGCAGGCGCACCACTTCCGCCAGTACGCGCCCCAGAAGATCGATTACGCCATCGACCGCTACACCCACGAGGCCCACAGGCTCTACGGTGTGCTCGACCGGCGGCTGGCATCGCAGCCTTATCTGGCGGGGCCCGACTACACCATCGCCGACATCGCCACCTTTCCCTGGTGCCGAAGCGCCGCCAATCAGGGCATAGCCTGGTCGGAGTTTCCACACGCCAAACGCTGGTTCGACGCCATCGCCGCAAGGCCGGCGGTGCAGCGCGGCGTGCAGGTGCTGGCCGACGCGCGCCCGCCCGAGATGGACGCCACCGCACGCGAGCACCTGTTCGGCCGCACCCAATACCAACGACGCTGAATCACCCTTACCGAGGAGACCGCGATGAAGTTCGTCCGCTACGGCCGCAACGGCCAGGAACAACCCGGCCTGATCGACGCGCAAAGCCGCCTGCGCAGCCTCGGCGGCCTCGTCGATGACATCGATACCCGCGTCTTCGGACCCTCGGGCCGCCAGGCCCTGCGCCGCATCGACGCCGAACAGCTGCCGCTGGTGACCGGCAGGCCGCGACTGGGCGTGCCCTTCGTGGGCATCAGCAAGTTCATCGCCATCGGTCTGAACTACCGCGATCATGCCAACGAGGCGCACATGGCCATCCCCGCCTCGCCCATCGTGTTCAACAAGTGGACGACCTGCCTGAGCGGCCCCAACGATGCGGTGCTTCGCCCGCCCGGCGCCCACAAGCTCGATTGGGAGGTCGAGCTGGGCGTGGTCATCGGACGGGAGGCGCGCTTCGTGCGCGAGGCCGACGCCCTCAAACACGTCGCCGGTTACTGCCTGGTGAATGACGTCTCCGAGCGCGCGTATCAGCTCGAACAGGGCAGCCAGTGGGGGCTGGGCAAAGGCTGCGACACCTTCGGCCCGGTCGGCCCCTGGCTGGTCAGCCGTGACGAAATCGCCGACCCGCAGGACATCGACCTCTGGCTCGACGTCAACGGCGAACGCATGCAGAGCGGCAACACGCGCGACATGATTTTCGGCGTGGCCTATCTGGTCGCCTATCTCAGCCGCTACATGACTTTGCTGCCCGGCGATCTCATCGCCACCGGCACGCCGCCCGGCGTGGGCATGGGCCGCAGACCGCCGCGCTATCTCCAGCCCGGGGATGTGGTGACTCTGGGCAGCCCGCAACTCGGCGCCCAGCGCCAGGCCATCAGGGCCGCGAGCCGCGTCGGGGTCTGATCGGCGCGTTTCACGCCATGCGGCTATCCTTGGCATTCACCCCCGAGACCCATGGAGCCCACCGCCATGCCGACACTCGATCTGGCTTTGCCGCCGCACGCGCATGACGCGCTGCCCCTGAACACCTCCAGGGCCGGGCGTCTTCTTGAAAGTCTGCTGCACACCCGCGCGCGCAGCGTGTCGCTGGTGGAGGGTCTGAGCGACGCCGACTGCACCGTGCAGTCCATGCCCGACGCCAGCCCGGCCAAATGGCATCTGGCGCACACCACCTGGTTTTTCGAGGAGTTCGTCCTCGCGCCGCACCTGCCGGGCTACCGCGGGTTCGATCCGGCCTTTCGCTACCTCTTCAACTCGTATTACGACACCGTCGGGCCGCGCCACCCAAGGCCGCAGCGCGGCCTGCTCACCCGGCCGACGCTCGAACACATCCTCGCCTTCCGCGCCCATGTCGATGCGGCACTGCAAAAGCTGCCCCCGGGCGCCGCGCCCGCGGCCCTGCTCGACCTGGGGCGGCATCACGAGCAACAGCATCAGGAGTTGCTGCTCACCGATCTGCTGCATCTGTTTGCGCAGAACCCGCTGCATCCCGCCTACCGCCCCTTGCCCGCCACCCTGCCCGCAGGGTGCACGCCAGACGCGCTGCGGTGGCTACGCTTTCCCGGCGGACTGACCGAGATCGGCCATGCCGACGAAGGGTTCGCATTCGACAACGAAGGCCCCCGCCACCGCGTCTGGCTCGACGACTACGCCCTGGCTCACCGCCCCGTCTGCAACGCCGACTGGCTCGACTTCATGGCCGACGACGGCTACGCCACACCCACCCTCTGGCTGGCCGATGGCTGGCGCTGGGTGCAGGAACAGGGCGTGCGCGCGCCGGCCTACTGGCAGGCGCACGACGATGGTTTCTACACCGAGGCCATGACCCTGCACGGCCTGCAGCCGCTGCTGCCGCAGGCGCCGGTCTGCCACCTCAGTTTCTATGAGGCCGACGCCTATGCCCGCTGGGCCGGCGCCCGCCTGCCGACCGAGTTCGAATGGGAAGCGGCAGCCGGCCGCCAGGCGCTGTCGGCGGCGACGCCGCCGCAGTTCGCCGATCATCCCTGGCGCCTTCCCCTTGCCGTGGGCAGCGCCCCCGAGAACGACCTCCAGGACCTCTGGGGCGGCGTGTGGGAATGGACCGCCAGCGCCTATCTGCCCTACCCCGGCTTTCGCCCGGCCCCCGGCGCCGTGGGCGAATACAACGGCAAGTTCATGAGTGGTCAGATGGTGTTGCGCGGCGGCTCCTGCGCCACGCCGCCTGGCCATCTGCGCCCCACCTATCGCAACTTCTTCTATCCCCATCAGCGCTGGCAGTTCACCGGGTTGCGGCTGGCGCGGGGTTGAAGTCGTCTCGTCGGCGGCCTGGCCGCCTCGCCGTGTAGACCCCTAGAAAAGGAATGCGCATGACTCCCCAGACTGCCACCGCCCTGCATCCACCCGATTCGAACGGCCTCGACCCCGAAACCATCCCCAAGGCTTTCGCCGAGCAAGTGCTCGAAGGCCTGGCCAGCCACCCCAAGCGCATTCCCTCGACCTGGTTCTACGACCACCGCGGCTCGGAGCTGTTCGAGCAGATCACCGAGCTGAACGAGTACTACCTCACCCGCACCGAAACGGCGCTGCTTCGCGGTCTGCGCGCCGATCTGGCCCGGCTGCCCGCGGGCGCGGCGGTGATCGAGTTCGGCAGCGGCTCCAGCCGCAAGACGCCTTTGCTGCTCGATGCGCTGCAGACTCCGGCCAGCTACACCGCCATCGACATCAGCGGTGATTTTCTGCGCCAGTCGGTGCGGGGGCTGCAACTGCGCTATCCGCAGATGAATGTGCAGACGCTGGAGGCCGATTTCACCGCCCCGCTGAGCTGGCCGGCCGCGCTGGAAGCCGCGGTGCGCCAGCAGCCGCGCATCGGCTTTTTTCCTGGCTCGACCATCGGCAACTTCACGCCGGAGCAGGCGGTGCGTTTTCTGCACGGCGCGGCGCAGTTTCTCGGTCCCGGCGCGCAGTTGCTGGTCGGCGTGGACGGCACGCAGGACAAGGCGCGCCTGCTGCCCGCTTACGACGACGCCCGCGGCGTGACGGCGGCGTTCAACCGCAATCTGCTCATCCGAATCAATCGTGAACTCGGGGCCGATTTCAATCCGCAGGCCTTCCGGCATGTGGCGCGCTTCGACACCGCGCGCAGCCGCATCGAAATGCATCTGCTCAGCCCCACGCCGCAGACCGTGCGCCTGCTCGGCCAGCGCTTCACCTTTGCCGAGGGCGAAACCCTGCATACCGAAAACTCGTACAAATATCCGGTCGCGATGTTTCAGCGCATGGCGCACGCCTCGGGCTGGACACCGCACCAACATTGGCTTGCACCCGGGGCGGAAGTCGCCCTGCATTGGCTGCAATGTTGACAGCCACCGCTTCAGCGTGCAGCCGGGTCTGAGGACGTTTCGCGTACCGGATGTTTCAGCAGCTTGCGCTGCAGGGTGCGGCGGTGCATCTGCAGCGCGCGGGCCGTGGCGGAGATGTTGCCGTCATGCTCGGCCAGCACTTTCTGGATGTGCTCCCACTCCAGCCGCTCGACCGGCAGCGGCTGGGCCGTCACGGGCCGATCGGCCTCGGGCGCGTCCTGCTCCAGGGCGGCGAGGATGTCGTTGACCGTCGCCGGCTTGGGCAGATAGTTGGTCGCGCCAAGCTTGATGGCATCGACCGCGGTGGCGATGCTGGCGTAGCCGGTGAGCAGCAGAATGCGCAGCGCGGGGTAGGCCTCGCGCAGCGGCGCGATCAGGGTCAGACCGCTGTCGCCGGACAGGCGAAGGTCGAGCACCGCAGCGTCGAAGGCGGCCGCGCCGATGAGCGCTCGGGCGGCCGACGCCGAATCGGCATGCCAGACCGCAATGCCGCGGCGCTCCATCGAGTTGCGCGTGGCCGCGGCCAGGGCGGAGTCGTCTTCGACCAACAAAAGATTCATGGGCTTGTCGTTCAAGTGGGAGTTTGCGCACGCGGCCATTGCAGGGTAGCGCTCAGCCCGCCGCCCTCGCGCCGCGACACGGTAAGCGTGCCGCCGAGGCGCTCGATGCCGGCGCGGGCCAGCGCCAGGCCCAGGCCGCGCGCCTCGCCTTTGGTGCTGACGAAATCGTAGCCCGCGCGCGCCAGGCGGTCGTCGGGCAGTCCGGGGCCGCGATCGAGCACGCTGACCCGCAGAAAGGCGGCCTCCCATTCGGCCTCCACGGCCACGGCGTCGGGGCTGGCGTCAGCGGCGTTGTTGAGCAGGCTCACCAGCGCGGCGTTCAGCCCCGCGTCCACCCGCAGCTCCGGAGGCGCCCCCGCCGTGAGCAACGCCAGATCCGCCTGCGATTGCGGACGCATGAGGTGCCAGTGCTCCAGCGTCTGCTCCAGCCAGTGCGCCAGCGTCTCGGTCTGGCCGCTGCGGCTGCGGGCGGCGCCCGCAGCCGCGGTGATGTGACCGAGCACCGTGCGGATCTGCGCCACCTGCGCCTGCATGCGCTGAAGCTCGGGGCCAAGTTCGTCATCACCGGCGTAGTCGGCCTGCAAATCGTCAACCGTCATCGCCAGGGTGGACACAGGCGTGGCCAGTTCATGCGCTGCAGCCGCGGCCTGCATGCCCAGAGCGAACAGATGCTGATCGCGCAGCGCGACCTCGCGGCTGCGCGCCAGTTCGACCTCGCGCTCGCGCAGCGCCGCCGACAGCCGCGCCACCACCGCCGCCACCAGCAGGGCGGTGATGAGAAAGTTGCCCCACATGCCCGAAAGGTGCTCGCTCAACACCCCGGTCATCATGCCGCAGGCCTCGGTCTGCGGCGCGGGGAAGAACGACAGCAGCGAATACAGCAGAATCACCGTGGCCGTCATGATCCAGACGTAGAGCCAGGGCAGAGCCACGGCGCTCAGAATGAGCGGCACGAGCAGCAAGAAGATGATGGGGTTGACCTCGCCCCCGCTCCAATACACCAGCAGGGCAAGAATGAGGGCGTCGGCCAGCAGATGCACAAAGCCGCCGAAAGCCCCCAGCCCTCGGGCGCTGCGGCTTTGCCGCCAGAGCACCAACCCCAGCCCTGCCTGCAGGCCGATCAGCCCGAGCACTTTGTAGAGCGGCCAGGTGATGTCGAGGAAGTGATGCGCCCAGGGCAGCACGGCCAGTTCGGCCAGCAGCATGACCACACGCGCGGCCAGCAGACGGGTCAGGGTGACGGAGGGCAGCGGAGGCGTCGCCCCAGAGCGGATCAGCGGGAGGTGCGGCAGGCGGGAGGACATCGGCATGGCCGCATTCTAGGAAGCGTCCCTGCACCGCCGACAGGCGGTTGCCCCCACCTGCGGCAATGTGTCGCAGGCCTGAGCCTTGCGCCCGGGCTTGCGGCGGATGGCTCCGGCAAGAAGAGGAATGAACGCGTCATGGGCCGCGCCATGCACGGCCGCCCCCAACCTCCCCGCAGCGTGGGGGAGGAACAGTCTTGCTCCTTCGCCAATCGCGGGAAGGGCCGGGATTGCGCATCTTCCCCCTCCCAGCCTCCCCCACGGTGTGGGGGAGGAGCGTTCCCCCTCCCCACGGGTGGGGAGCCGCTTCAAACGTCGACCCGCCGGATCAATGAGGCAGCAGCACCGTCGAACCGATGGTCTTGCGGGCTTGGAGATCACGATGGGCCTGGGCGGCATCGGCCAGCGGGTAACGCTGGTTGATGTGAATCTGCACTTGCCCGCTGCGGATCAGGGCGAACAGCGCATCGGCCATCTGCTGCTTCACCGCCGGATCGGCCATGTGCGTGCCGAGCGTGGGGCGGGTGACATAGAGCGAGCCGGCAGCGGCCAGGTCGGTGATCGTGAACGGCGGAACCGCCCCCGAAGCATTGCCGAAGCTCACCATCAGACCGAAGGGCTGAAGGCAGGCGAGCGAACGCTCCCAGGTATCGCGCCCGATGGAGTCGTAGACGACGGGTAGGCCGCGCCCTGCGGTGAGGTCCTTGACCCGGGCGACGAAGTCGTCGTGGACGTAGTCGATGGCGTGGGCATAGCCGTTCTCCAGCGCCAGCGCGCATTTCTGCGCCGACCCTGCGGTGCCGATCAGCGTCGCGCCCATCGCCCGCGCCATCTGCCCGGCGATCAGCCCGACCCCGCCGGCCGCGGCGTGGAACAGCGCCACGTCTCCGGCCTGCAGGGCCCGCGTGCGATGCAGCAGGTAATACGCCGTCAGACCCTTGAGCATGCTGGCCGCGGCCACCTCGAAGGTGATGTCGTCCGGCAGCTTGATGAGCGGCGCCACCGGCACGATGCGCCGCTGCGCATAGGCTCCCGGCGTGCCGGTGCAGTAGCCCACCCGGTCGCCCACGGCGACTTCGCTCACGCCCGGCCCCACCGCTTCGACCACCCCGGCCGCCTCGCCGCCCAGGCTGCCGGGCAGCGGCTGCGGGTAGAGCCCGGTGCGGTGATACACGTCGATGAAATTCAGTCCCACCGCCTCCTGGCGCACCAGCACCTGGCCGGGACCGGGCGCGCCGAGTTCCAGCTCGCGCCATTGCAGCACGTCCGGGCCGCCGTGTTGATCGAATCGAATCGCATGGGTCTTCGTCATGTCTCGTCCTTTATCGTGAAGGTTCATGCAGCCCCAGCCAGAGGGCCGCAAGGCAAAGCAGCGCCAGCAAGGCGGCCAGGCTGAACAGCGTGCCGGAGCCCAGGGTCTGCCAGAGCCAGCCCGCGCCGATGGCGGCAATCAGTTGCATCAGCCCGATGGTCAGGTGATACAGACCGAACGCCGTGCCACGCAGGTCAGGCGGCGCGGATTCGGCCACGGCTGCGGAGAGTAGTCCCTGCGTGAGCCCCATGTGCAGCCCCCACAGCGCAACCCCCAGCCAGAACCCGGGCATTCCCAAAGGCAACACACCGCCGAGCAACACCATGGCAAGCGCCAGCACGGCCAAGCCCAGACCGAACAGCCGTTTGCGCCCCCAGCGCGCCGCCAGCAGCCCCACCGGGTAGGCCGACAAGGCATAGGCCAGCGACAGCACCAGCGTGACCAGCGCGATCCACGCCACCGAGACGCCGATCTGGTCGCCCCGCAGCACCAGAAACGCCTCGGTCAATCGCGCCAGGGTGAACAGCGCCGCCAGCGCGACGACTCGCCAGAACGCCGGGGGCAGTTCGCGCGCCGCACGCCAGTCCCATGCCTTTCGGCCCGCCTGGGCTGCGGCCGCGTGCACCCTCACCCTCCGAGGCTCGCGCACGCCGAAAATCAGAATCGCCACGGCGATCGCCGCCGGGATCACCGCGAACCACAGCACGAGGCGCAGCTTGTCGGCATAGACGGCCAGCAGGCCGATGGCCGCCAGCGGCCCGAGCACGGCGCCCACGGTATCGAGACTCTGCCGCAGGCCGTAGGCGGCGTTGCGCTGCCCGGGGGGCGTGGCATCGGCCACGAGCGCGTCGCGCGGCGCCCCGCGCAGGCCCTTGCCGATACGGTCGATGAAGCGCGCCGCGATCACCTCGCCCGCCCCGGAAGCCATTGGAAACAGGGGCTTGGTCAGGGCCGACAGCCCATAGCCGGCCACGGCCAGCGCCTTGCGCGAACCGAGGCGGTCGGACCAGGCCCCGGAGGCCACCTTCAGCATCGAAGCCGTGGCCTCGGCGACGCCCTCCACCACGCCCACGCTGAGCACGCTCAGGCCCAGCACCGTGGTCATGTAGACCGGCAGCAAGGCATGAACCAGTTCGGACGACATGTCCATGAACAGGCTGACGAAGCCCAGGAGCCAGACCGTGCGGGACAGGCGATTCACGCGGGACGGGTCGGCAAGGGGCATGGGCAAGCTCGTGGCTGTTGGCTGACGGCAGCGTACCTGCCGACGTCATGGACCCGGGATGGAGGATGAGGGTTCCATGGGCAACGCCTGCGACACAGACTCCCCCCCCGGCCTCCCCCACGAGGTGGGGGAGGAGTAGAAGGCGCTGCGCGTGATCCGCATAAGCCCTCCCGGCCTCCCCCACGGGGTGGGGGGATGAGTAGAAGGCGCTGCGCGTGATCCGCATAGGTCCTCCCCGCCTCCCGCAGCGTTTGGGGGAGAAGCCCCGTCTTGCTCACTCCCCACCCGTGGGGAGGGCCGGGGTGGGGAGCCGCCTCAAACATCAGCATGCCCGCTTCCAAAGGCAATGCCCCGATCCTTGCACGAAAGCGCGCCAGAAGCTTGTGCTGCATGGCCTTAAGTGCAGTCTAAGCGCGGGCCGCTACAGTTTGAGCTGTCTGCATTCGCGGTTCGCGTCCCATGCGCCTGCTCCTGGTTGAAGATGACATGATGATCGGCGAGAGCGTGCTCGACGCCTTGCGCGGCGAGGGCTATGCCGTCGACTGGGTGCGTGACGGCGCGCTCGCCGACTCGGCGCTGCGCACCGAGCAGTACGACCTCGTGCTGCTCGATCTCGGGCTGCCGAAGATGGACGGCATTGCGGTGCTCAAGGCCTTGCGCGCGCGGCGCGAAACCACCCCGGTGCTCATCGCCACCGCGCGCGATGCCGTGTCGGCGCGCATTACCGGGCTCGATGCCGGGGGCGACGACTATGTGCTCAAGCCCTTCGATCTCGACGAGCTCTCCGCCCGCATCCGCGCCCTGCTGCGCCGGGCCGCCGGGCGGGCCGAGCCGGTGTTCAGTTTTGGTCGCATCAGCCTGAATCCGGCCACGCACGAAGCCTTGCTCGACGGCGAACCCGTGGCGCTGTCGCAGCGGGAGTGGGCCGTGCTCGAAGCGCTGATCGCGCGGCCCGGCATGATTCTGTCGCGCACCCAGCTCGAAGAAAAACTCTACAGCTGGAAGGACGAGATCTCGAGCAATGCGGTCGAGGTCTATGTGCACAGCCTGCGCAAGAAACTCGGCCCCGACCTGATCCGCAACATTCGCGGCATGGGCTACATGATCGCCAAGGAACCCGCTGCGCGCCCCAACCTGGTCGAGGGCGGCGGCACAGGAGACGCCGCGTGAAATCGCTGCGCGCCCGGCTGCTGCTGCTGCTCTCGGTGGCCGTCACCCTGGCGGCGCTGGTGCAGGCGCTGGCGGTGTTTCGCAACGCCATGAACGAGGCCGATGCGGTGTTCGACTATCACCTTCAGCAGCTCGCGCTGTCGCTGGCCAGCGGCGATATGGGCCTGCCCGGCTTCGGCCCCGATGTGAGCGCGGGCAACAATGTCGACTATGTCGTGCAGGTCTGGGCGCCCGACGGCAAGCGCATCTATGTATCGCGGCCGCGCAGCGATCTGCCCAGTCAGGCCGTGCTCGGCTACACCAATGTGCAGGTGGGCAACGATCAGTGGCGCGTCTTTTCCATGCAGGCCGGGGGCCGCACCATTCAGGTCGGCCAGAGCACCGCCACACGGCAGGCGCTGGCGCTGGGCTTCGCGCTGCGCTCGATCTGGCCCATGGCCGTCATCGCCCCGCTGCTGCTGCTGGCCGTGGCCTGGGTGGTGCGCCGTTCGCTACGGCCGCTCAGCGATCTGTCGCTTGAACTGGAGAGCCGCGCCGCCACCAGCTTCGACCCGCTCGACCCGCACCCCGTGGTCAGCGAAATGCGCCCCGTGGTGCGCGCGATGAATGGGCTGTTCGCCCGCACCCGGCAGGCCTTCGAGACGCAGCGCATGTTCGTGGCCGACGCCGCGCACGAACTGCGTTCGCCCCTGGCCGCGCTCAAGGTGCAGGT
It includes:
- a CDS encoding quinone oxidoreductase family protein is translated as MTKTHAIRFDQHGGPDVLQWRELELGAPGPGQVLVRQEAVGLNFIDVYHRTGLYPQPLPGSLGGEAAGVVEAVGPGVSEVAVGDRVGYCTGTPGAYAQRRIVPVAPLIKLPDDITFEVAAASMLKGLTAYYLLHRTRALQAGDVALFHAAAGGVGLIAGQMARAMGATLIGTAGSAQKCALALENGYAHAIDYVHDDFVARVKDLTAGRGLPVVYDSIGRDTWERSLACLQPFGLMVSFGNASGAVPPFTITDLAAAGSLYVTRPTLGTHMADPAVKQQMADALFALIRSGQVQIHINQRYPLADAAQAHRDLQARKTIGSTVLLPH
- a CDS encoding MFS transporter, encoding MPLADPSRVNRLSRTVWLLGFVSLFMDMSSELVHALLPVYMTTVLGLSVLSVGVVEGVAEATASMLKVASGAWSDRLGSRKALAVAGYGLSALTKPLFPMASGAGEVIAARFIDRIGKGLRGAPRDALVADATPPGQRNAAYGLRQSLDTVGAVLGPLAAIGLLAVYADKLRLVLWFAVIPAAIAVAILIFGVREPRRVRVHAAAAQAGRKAWDWRAARELPPAFWRVVALAALFTLARLTEAFLVLRGDQIGVSVAWIALVTLVLSLAYALSAYPVGLLAARWGRKRLFGLGLAVLALAMVLLGGVLPLGMPGFWLGVALWGLHMGLTQGLLSAAVAESAPPDLRGTAFGLYHLTIGLMQLIAAIGAGWLWQTLGSGTLFSLAALLALLCLAALWLGLHEPSR
- a CDS encoding response regulator → MRLLLVEDDMMIGESVLDALRGEGYAVDWVRDGALADSALRTEQYDLVLLDLGLPKMDGIAVLKALRARRETTPVLIATARDAVSARITGLDAGGDDYVLKPFDLDELSARIRALLRRAAGRAEPVFSFGRISLNPATHEALLDGEPVALSQREWAVLEALIARPGMILSRTQLEEKLYSWKDEISSNAVEVYVHSLRKKLGPDLIRNIRGMGYMIAKEPAARPNLVEGGGTGDAA
- a CDS encoding ATP-binding protein gives rise to the protein MKSLRARLLLLLSVAVTLAALVQALAVFRNAMNEADAVFDYHLQQLALSLASGDMGLPGFGPDVSAGNNVDYVVQVWAPDGKRIYVSRPRSDLPSQAVLGYTNVQVGNDQWRVFSMQAGGRTIQVGQSTATRQALALGFALRSIWPMAVIAPLLLLAVAWVVRRSLRPLSDLSLELESRAATSFDPLDPHPVVSEMRPVVRAMNGLFARTRQAFETQRMFVADAAHELRSPLAALKVQVQMLGRAHDDGQRGVALARLESGIDRASHLVEQLLLLARNESGAEEALGTVSLLDAARLALSDTAELAQTRGVDAGLEDAEDCAVLAPPDGLRILVRNLVDNALRYTPAGGRVDVRVRHEMQAVNPASAAPQRVAVLEVNDAGPGIPVEERERVFDRFYRRDGSPAGGSGLGLAIVRSVADRCGARVELGTADLGGLQVRVVFPAVHAVHAEQRSGAD